The Penicillium oxalicum strain HP7-1 chromosome VI, whole genome shotgun sequence genome window below encodes:
- a CDS encoding Highly reducing polyketide synthase azaB — protein sequence MIAPVNAGDTDASEPGDLGVMPIAIIGMACRFPGDASNPEKLWNLCAKGKSAWSPIPESRFHAESWYHPDKGHLGTSYVKGAHFLTEDISRFDAAFFNCTAESASTMDPEVRMQLETVYEALESAGLPLDQVAGSRTGVYAGTCFRDNHDSLMRDPDTLARFFLTGNGAAMIANRISHFFDLRGPSLMVDTGCSTTLTLLHLACQSVRAGESEMAIVGGSNVLLNPDMFIAGSNLSLLSEAGRCFAFDSRAAGYGRGDGIASIVIKPLAAALRDGDPVRAVIRNSAANQDGKTATLTSPSQDAQEELMRECYDMAGLDPRDTSYVEAHGTGTQVGDTIEAHAIGHVFGAGRSSESPLVIGSVKTNIGHTEAASGLAGVIKVVMAMEKRAIPPHMNFESPNEKISLEGLKLKIPLSLQEWPSPLLQRASINNFGYGGANAHVIVESPQSMLLPLTPSSSEMGNTPNPKKRSRVFLLSAKDPAAARSMGENLYDYVATTLENSRENEEQILDQLAFTLGQRRTRFAWTTAWSGSSLADVHARLGSARSTAERSTRAPRVGMVFTGQGAQWFAMGRELFSAYPVFYDTMHEIDACLKNMGATWSAVEELQRDAKESRINQVTFSLPLSVAIQLALVDLLRSWGIRPAGVTGHSSGEVGAAYAAGAITLAGAMAIVYTRGDLTSQFQKLLDRRGGMVAVGLGREEAEKALAEVQSGTAVIACVNSPSSVTISGDECAVEEVEAMLTARGVFARRLRVEAAYHSHHMLPLAEAYRVLLSRFLEPNTEFDSTVVYSSPTTGDRMTSAADIAHPDHWVRNMVQPVEFLNSLRNLCSGAAPARTSTSTAVDMLVEVGPHGALAGPIRQTLALPELKDAGITYASCLSRGQDAVQTIHQLICTLLQAGYPVDLEAVNFPYGRSDVQVLTNLPPYPWNHETSYWAEPRRAKNCAPEPSHPTISSAYRPRARPRPRQPGDTWCVHATSHGMVVEALRQLQTPDNPSHGYQLQDVQIRNPLILEDTAEGVDVQLSLHPCGDRVRHAQGWYEFLIQSVNQTGDLWTLHCEGLCCTPSPAQGTGWAGPPAPVNAPSFTVPASAWRILNPADTYKTLHEVGVCHGPIFQNLMSAQSAPGHSQSVFQVADSAATMPQGYQQSHVIHPITLDAVFQAVYHNLPAGGTQQRTAMIPTSIQNLYISAKLITSPGHQFRADSTLMKISGQGFESSVRVINNAGTAGTRRTSHQHRAVVLTPDDKLCYTSVWAPDFDFLRPEHLLRKAEGAHQHSFSELQAAAVVFINDALQEFENEQVVAAEHQSYWDWMKGVVDQARPTLDLAGVTAQYMAALTEDLKQGVDGRLLCRFGERLPEILSGLVPAKEILRDFLVEDQAEWSSVSEYLEPFMSSLMKLHGHKRPRATVLEIGTGNVASTRMFAKALTRNDTQLFARYDVTAPSTGLVEVASKALRDDTRAECKVLDLDTPAGDQGFTRASYDLLILSASALLAAEDVVQSLTSLRALLAPGGKCILWGPTLGDSALQTIVRLLPRWSGVINATPTWQRLLAKAGFEPSNFQLEEGLNSSGYQGEVVIATAKADTTIYSAVKVVLVSGTSPPEEWQQTLQHSLPADVVSGISVVSSLEDVDVEDKVCLILEEFVQPILENPSEEQFYDLQRVLGSSRATVWVSRGAQGDAEDPRGSLHQGLLRTLRCENILRQYVSVDLDPNAPVWSSSSATQIAWILSNMLITSSFHLPETEYAIRNSVVQISRVYGDEQEAQLVGTTKPQNPELRPWSTPGQNIRLGVATPGLLNSLVFTEDPTIEETLPDDWVEIEPRAFGLNFRDIMVALGQLDETRMGFECSGVITRVGQSAQAAGFCPGQGVYAFIIGYFATKVRIPFTSVASIPAGMDFATAASIPLVFITAYHALVDLARLQRDETVLIHSGTGGVGQAAIMLAQSIGADIFVTVGSEDKREFLMRQYGIPSSRIFSSRNPSFAQHIMSETDGKGVDVVLNSLAGPLLRETWRCVGMFGRFIEIGKRDIEQNSMVEMGPFVRSTLFASLDLITLGEQRGKEVQRIFAAINELLADGEIRPVGPITRFGIGEVEKAFRTMQTGKHMGKIVLEPRPGDQVRVLTAGPRPAELSPDDTYLLVGGVGGIGKSLCQLLVDRGARNLLVLSRNAARITPETQQWLDVLQATGARVVLESCDVTQRAQLQAVFEKYSSELPPIRGVIQAAMVLKDGIFESMTHEDYLAALKPKVQGTFNLHTLLPTDLRFFILLSSISGFGGNAGQANYAAGGSYQDALARHRAGRGLPAVSIDLGMVSSVGVVAGTQHVADHLEKLGLRAVSEQEVWALVESAIRHPIRTPETCHIVTGLPGGFVRSDSPVCWNRDARFAILEQKDFSSSGLASTSNPGAGLKERLSAVTTPAEVTTLIQSALITKLAEMFSRSPEEIDPSLPLAHFGVDSLVAVELRNWSVATVQADCSIFDVMHAVSVTGLAGQMAKKSRFVKL from the exons ATGATCGCCCCAGTAAATGCAGGCGACACGGACGCCTCTGAGCCTGGCGACCTGGGCGTCATGCCCATCGCCATCATTGGCATGGCCTGTCGATTCCCCGGCGACGCGTCTAACCCGGAAAAGCTCTGGAACCTCTGCGCCAAGGGAAAGAGCGCCTGGTCGCCGATTCCGGAGAGTCGGTTCCACGCGGAGAGCTGGTATCATCCAGATAAGGGACATCTTGGGACA TCATACGTGAAAGGCGCACATTTCCTCACAGAGGATATCTCTCGATTTGATGCCGCGTTCTTCAACTGTACGGCCGAATCGGCTAGC ACAATGGACCCCGAAGTGCGCATGCAACTAGAGACCGTCTATGAAGCACTGGAGAGCGCCGGGCTGCCGCTGGACCAAGTGGCAGGGTCGCGCACGGGGGTATATGCAGGCACCTGCTTCCGAGACAACCACGACAGCCTAATGCGCGACCCAGACACGCTGGCGCGGTTCTTCCTGACGGGGAACGGGGCGGCGATGATCGCCAATCGGATCTCGCACTTCTTCGATCTGCGCGGCCCCAGTCTGATGGTCGACACGGGGTGTTCGACGACGCTGACCCTGCTGCACCTGGCGTGCCAGAGTGTGCGGGCTGGAGAGTCGGAGATGGCAATCGTGGGGGGGTCGAACGTCTTACTCAACCCGGACATGTTCATCGCCGGCTCGAATCTGAGTTTGTTGTCAGAGGCCGGCCGGTGTTTTGCGTTTGATTCCCGCGCCGCTGGGTATGGGCGCGGCGACGGCATAGCCAGCATCGTCATCAAGCCCCTGGCAGCAGCGCTGCGCGATGGGGACCCTGTCCGCGCGGTTATTCGCAACTCGGCGGCGAACCAGGACGGGAAGACGGCCACACTCACGTCGCCGAGCCAGGACGCGCAGGAGGAGCTGATGCGCGAGTGCTACGACATGGCGGGACTCGATCCACGCGACACGAGCTACGTCGAGGCCCATGGCACGGGAACGCAGGTAGGCGACACGATCGAAGCCCACGCCATCGGACACGTCTTCGGCGCGGGGCGGAGTAGCGAAAGCCCGCTGGTGATCGGCTCGGTGAAGACAAATATCGGCCACACGGAGGCGGCCAGCGGACTGGCCGGTGTGATCAAGGTGGTTATGGCGATGGAGAAGCGGGCGATCCCCCCGCATATGAACTTCGAGTCTCCAAATGAGAAGATCTCGCTGGAGGGGTTGAAGCTGAAGATCCCTCTGAGTTTGCAGGAATGGCCATCACCGTTGCTGCAGCGGGCGTCGATCAACAATTTCGGGTATGGTGGTGCGAATGCTCACGTCATTGTGGAAAGCCCGCAGAGCATGTTGCTGCCGTTAACTCCATCTTCCTCAGAGATGGGCAATACCCCTAACCCGAAGAAGCGGTCCCGCGTATTCCTGCTCAGTGCCAAGGATCCCGCCGCCGCCCGCAGCATGGGGGAGAACCTGTACGACTACGTCGCCACCACCCTGGAGAACAGCCGTGAGAACGAGGAACAGATCCTCGATCAGCTAGCCTTCACCCTCGGGCAGCGACGCACCCGCTTTGCATGGACCACAGCTTGGAGTGGCTCATCGCTCGCCGATGTACATGCCAGGCTTGGCTCCGCCCGGTCGACGGCAGAACGCAGCACACGTGCGCCACGCGTGGGCATGGTCTTCACCGGTCAGGGCGCGCAGTGGTTCGCCATGGGTCGCGAGCTATTCAGTGCTTATCCGGTTTTCTATGACACAATGCATGAAATCGATGCCTGCCTCAAGAATATGGGCGCCACCTGGTCCGCGGTTGAGGAGCTGCAGCGGGACGCCAAAGAGAGCCGCATCAATCAGGTCACGTTCAGTCTTCCGCTAAGTGTGGCCATCCAACTGGCGCTGGTGGACTTGTTGCGTTCGTGGGGAATCCGTCCCGCAGGAGTCACGGGCCACTCCAGTGGCGAGGTTGGTGCGGCCTATGCCGCCGGTGCCATCACGCTGGCAGGCGCAATGGCAATCGTCTACACGCGTGGCGATCTGACTAGCCAGTTCCAAAAGCTCCTGGATCGCCGCGGCGGCATGGTCGCCGTAGGTCTGGGGCGCGAGGAGGCCGAAAAGGCGCTGGCGGAGGTCCAGTCCGGCACGGCGGTCATCGCCTGTGTCAACAGCCCGTCTAGTGTGACGATCTCCGGTGACGAGTGCGCCGTGGAGGAAGTCGAGGCAATGCTCACAGCCCGCGGGGTATTTGCGCGCCGTCTCAGGGTCGAGGCAGCTTATCATTCGCACCACATGTTGCCGCTGGCTGAGGCCTATCGGGTGTTGCTGTCGCGCTTCCTCGAGCCAAATACCGAGTTCGACTCCACCGTCGTCTACTCGTCCCCAACCACGGGTGACCGGATGACGTCCGCCGCGGATATCGCTCATCCCGATCACTGGGTGCGCAACATGGTGCAGCCAGTCGAGTTCCTGAACTCCCTGCGCAACCTGTGCAGTGGTGCTGCTCCGGCCCGCACCAGCACTAGCACGGCGGTCGACATGCTCGTCGAAGTCGGGCCACACGGCGCTCTTGCCGGACCAATCCGGCAGACGTTAGCGCTGCCGGAGCTGAAAGACGCGGGGATCACCTACGCCTCGTGTCTCTCTCGTGGCCAGGACGCGGTCCAGACCATCCATCAGCTCATCTGCACTCTCCTGCAAGCCGGATACCCTGTTGACCTCGAGGCCGTGAACTTCCCCTACGGCCGCAGCGACGTGCAGGTCCTGACTAACCTGCCCCCGTACCCCTGGAACCACGAGACATCGTACTGGGCCGAGCCCCGTCGCGCAAAGAACTGCGCGCCCGAACCGTCGCACCCCACGATCTCCTCGGCGTACCGGCCGCGGGCTCGACCCCGACCACGCCAGCCTGGCGACACGTGGTGCGTCCACGCGACATCCCATGG CATGGTCGTCGAGGCGCTGCGACAGCTGCAGACGCCCGACAATCCCAGCCACGGCTATCAATTGCAGGACGTCCAAATCCGCAACCCGTTGATCCTGGAAGACACGGCGGAGGGAGTCGATGTGCAGTTGTCGCTGCATCCGTGTGGCGATCGCGTCCGCCACGCTCAGGGGTGGTATGAGTTTCTGATCCAGTCCGTCAACCAAACCGGTGATTTGTGGACCTTGCACTGCGAGGGCCTCTGCTGCACGCCGTCCCCCGCCCAGGGCACGGGCTGGGCAGGCCCGCCTGCGCCGGTGAATGCGCCATCCTTCACTGTGCCAGCCAGTGCGTGGCGCATCCTCAACCCTGCGGATACATACAAGACGCTGCACGAGGTCGGCGTCTGCCACGGCCCGATCTTCCAGAACTTGATGTCCGCGCAATCCGCGCCGGGACACTCGCAGTCCGTATTCCAGGTCGCCGACTCGGCCGCCACCATGCCCCAGGGATACCAGCAGTCCCACGTCATCCATCCGATTACGCTGGACGCGGTGTTCCAGGCCGTGTACCACAATCTCCCCGCTGGGGGAACACAGCAGCGCACCGCCATGATCCCGACGTCGATACAAAACCTGTACATCTCGGCAAAGCTGATCACCTCTCCTGGTCACCAGTTCCGCGCCGATTCAACCCTGATGAAGATCAGCGGACAAGGGTTCGAGTCCTCAGTCCGTGTCATCAACAACGCAGGCACCGCAGGCACGAGGCGAACGAGCCACCAACACCG TGCCGTCGTATTGACACCCGACGACAAACTCTGTTATACTTCTGTGTGGGCGCCGGACTTCGACTTCCTGCGGCCCGAGCACCTTCTTAGAAAGGCCGAGGGTGCCCATCAGCACAGTTTCTCCGAGCTGCAAGCCGCCGCCGTAGTATTCATTAACGATGCCCTGCAGGAGTTCGAGAACGAGCAGGTGGTGGCAGCGGAGCACCAGAGTTACTGGGATTGGATGAAGGGTGTGGTGGATCAAGCCCGCCCGACGCTGGACCTCGCCGGGGTGACGGCGCAGTATATGGCTGCGTTGACGGAGGACCTGAAGCAGGGCGTCGACGGGAGACTGTTGTGTCGATTTGGGGAGCGTCTCCCTGAAATTCTGTCGGGACTGGTCCCGGCCAAGGAGATCCTGCGGGACTTCCTGGTGGAGGACCAGGCTGAATGGTCCTCCGTTTCGGAGTATCTCGAGCCGTTTATGTCTTCGCTAATGAAGCTCCACGGTCATAAGCGTCCTCGGGCTACGGTCCTCGAGATCGGCACGGGCAATGTGGCTAGTACACGGATGTTTGCGAAGGCGTTGACGCGCAACGATACGCAGCTCTTCGCGCGCTACGACGTGACTGCACCCAGCACAGGGCTGGTGGAGGTTGCGAGCAAGGCACTCCGGGACGACACACGGGCTGAATGCAAGGTTCTGGATTTGGACACGCCGGCTGGAGACCAGGGATTTACTCGCGCAAGTTACGATCTACTGATTCTGTCGGCATCGGCCTTGTTGGCTGCGGAGGATGTGGTCCAATCCCTTACCTCGCTGCGTGCTCTTCTTGCCCCGGGTGGTAAATGTATCCTGTGGGGCCCCACCCTGGGTGATAGTGCTCTGCAGACTATTGTTCGACTCCTCCCAAGATGGAGTGGTGTTATTAATGCCACTCCCACGTGGCAGAGGCTTCTCGCGAAGGCGGGTTTCGAGCCGAGCAACTTCCAGCTCGAGGAAGGCCTGAACAGTAGCGGCTACCAAGGGGAGGTGGTTATAGCGACCGCTAAAGCTGATACGACAATTTATTCTGCAGTCAAGGTTGTCCTGGTTTCTGGTACGAGCCCTCCGGAAGAATGGCAGCAAACACTGCAGCACTCGCTTCCTGCTGATGTTGTATCTGGGATTTCTGTGGTCTCGTCGCTCGAGGACGTCGATGTTGAGGACAAGGTGTGTTTGATCCTTGAGGAGTTTGTTCAGCCTATCCTCGAAAACCCTTCCGAGGAGCAATTCTACGACCTGCAACGTGTGCTCGGCAGCAGTCGGGCTACCGTGTGGGTGTCACGCGGTGCTCAGGGCGATGCTGAAGATCCTCGGGGCAGTCTGCACCAGGGTCTTCTACGCACCTTGCGCTGCGAGAATATTCTCCGTCAGTATGTCTCGGTGGACTTGGACCCGAATGCGCCCGTCTGGTCATCTTCGTCGGCGACCCAGATCGCGTGGATCCTCAGCAACATGCTCATTACATCGTCCTTTCATCTTCCCGAGACCGAGTATGCGATTCGCAATTCGGTGGTTCAGATCTCGCGAGTCTATGGCGACGAGCAGGAAGCCCAGCTAGTGGGTACCACGAAGCCTCAGAACCCGGAGCTACGACCCTGGTCTACTCCTGGGCAGAATATCCGCCTTGGAGTGGCCACCCCGGGACTGCTAAACAGTCTTGTCTTCACAGAGGACCCGACGATTGAAGAGACCCTTCCGGACGATTGGGTGGAGATCGAGCCACGGGCATTTGGACTCAACTTCCGCGACATAATGGTGGCGCTGGGTCAGCTCGATGAGACGCGGATGGGTTTCGAATGTAGTGGAGTGATTACGCGCGTCGGACAGTCCGCCCAAGCAGCGGGCTTCTGCCCGGGACAGGGGGTGTATGCGTTCATCATTGGCTACTTCGCGACCAAGGTGCGCATCCCCTTCACCAGTGTGGCCTCGATCCCCGCAGGCATGGACTTCGCTACGGCCGCGTCCATTCCGCTGGTCTTCATCACGGCGTACCATGCACTGGTTGACCTGGCGCGTCTCCAGCGCGACGAAACAGTGCTCATTCACTCGGGCACGGGCGGTGTCGGTCAGGCGGCCATCATGCTGGCGCAGTCAATCGGGGCGGACATCTTCGTCACGGTCGGCTCGGAGGATAAACGCGAGTTCCTGATGCGACAGTATGGGATCCCTTCGTCGCGGATCTTCAGTAGCCGTAATCCGTCCTTCGCTCAACATATCATGTCGGAGACGGACGGCAAGGGAGTGGACGTAGTCCTCAACTCCCTGGCGGGGCCACTCCTACGAGAGACGTGGCGATGCGTTGGGATGTTTGGTCGATTCATCGAGATCGGCAAGCGAGACATTGAGCAGAATAGTATGGTGGAGATGGGGCCGTTTGTGCGGAGTACGCTCTTCGCGTCGCTGGATCTGATCACATTAGGGGAGCAGCGAGGTAAGGAAGTCCAACGCATCTTCGCGGCTATTAATGAATTGCTGGCCGATGGAGAGATCCGACCAGTGGGACCCATCACCCGATTTGGGATAGGAGAAGTTGAGAAGGCATTCCGTACGATGCAGACAGGGAAACATATGGGGAAGATTGTTTTGGAGCCTAGACCGGGAGATCAAGTCAGGGTTCTCACCGCCGGGCCCCGACCGGCAGAACTGTCGCCTGATGATACCTACCTCCTTGTAGGCGGCGTGGGTGGCATCGGCAAGTCTCTCTGTCAATTGCTCGTCGATCGCGGTGCAAGGAATCTCCTCGTCTTGTCACGCAATGCAGCTCGTATCACCCCAGAAACCCAACAGTGGCTGGACGTTTTGCAGGCCACCGGTGCAAGAGTTGTGTTGGAGAGCTGCGATGTGACCCAACGTGCTCAGCTTCAAGCTGTGTTTGAGAAGTATAGTTCTGAGTTGCCGCCCATCCGCGGCGTCATCCAAGCCGCCATGGTGCTCAAG GATGGGATCTTTGAATCCATGACCCACGAGGACTATCTTGCGGCCCTCAAACCCAAAGTCCAGGGAACTTTTAACCTGCACACCCTGCTCCCGACCGATCTTCGCTTTTTTATTCTTCTGTCATCCATTAGCGGATTCGGTGGTAACGCCGGCCAAGCCAACTACGCTGCCGGGGGCAGCTACCAGGATGCGCTGGCCCGCCATCGTGCCGGCCGGGGTCTCCCCGCCGTCTCCATCGATCTAGGCATGGTCTCATCGGTGGGCGTGGTCGCTGGTACGCAACATGTCGCCGATCACCTCGAGAAGCTCGGCCTACGGGCCGTTTCCGAGCAAGAGGTGTGGGCGTTGGTCGAATCCGCTATCCGCCACCCCATCCGCACCCCGGAAACCTGCCATATCGTAACGGGTCTCCCAGGTGGATTTGTCCGGTCGGACTCCCCCGTCTGCTGGAACCGGGACGCCCGATTCGCAATTCTCGAACAGAAGgatttctcttcctcgggcCTGGCGTCTACGTCTAACCCCGGAGCCGGTCTGAAAGAGCGGCTGTCGGCTGTCACGACTCCCGCGGAAGTCACGACCCTCATTCAGAGCGCCTTGATCACGAAGCTGGCGGAGATGTTCAGTCGCAGCCCGGAGGAGATCGATCCCTCCTTGCCTCTGGCGCATTTTGGTGTCGATTCCTTGGTCGCCGTTGAGTTGCGCAATTGGTCGGTCGCAACGGTGCAGGCCGATTGCTCCATCTTCGATGTCATGCATGCGGTCTCGGTCACGGGGCTTGCAGGCCAGATGGCCAAAAAGAGTCGATTTGTGAAGCTGTAG